The window GCCGACGGAGCGCGTGGCCTTTTGACGATGAAAGAAGCCGGGGCTAAAACGATTGCCCAGGATGAAAAAAGCTGTGTTGTTTTTGGCATGCCCAAAGAAGCCATTAAAGTGGGGGCCGTAGACAAGGTAGTTTCTCTTAAGGATATTCCGCAAACATTGGTAAATATGTGCGTTTGATTATTTCTGATAAGAATCCGAAAATTGTCATTGCTCATTTTCTCTTGCCGGATTAAAATATTATTCTCCTATTTGTTAAATTCAAAAGTCACAGGGCGCTTGTCTGGATTTAAACTTACAACTCAATTTACTCCTGCCGGTGATCAGCGGACGGCCATTGACGAACTTGTTTCAGGGGTCAACCGTGGTGATAAACATCAGGTTTTACTCGGTGTCACAGGTTCCGGCAAAACCTTCACCGCCGCCAATGTTATCGCTCAAACGGGACGGTCTGCACTGGTTCTTGCTCCTAACAAGACGCTTGCAGCGCAACTCTATGGTGAGTTTAAGGAACTTTTTCCTGAAAATGCGGTGGGTTATTTTGTGTCCTATTACGACTATTACCAGCCGGAAGCCTACCTTCCTTCATCGGATACCTTTATAGAAAAGGACTCATCCATCAATGAGGAAATAGATAAACTTCGCCATGAAGCGACCTATTCCCTGCTGGAAAGGAATGATGTCATCATTGTTTCATCAGTCTCATGCATCTACGGCCTCGGTTCACCGGAGGCTTATCATGGTATGCTTCTCAGGGTGTCCGAGGGCGATGAAATAAGTCGGGATGCCATATTACGAAAGCTCGTTGAAATTCAGTACGAGAGAAAGGATAGCGATTTTCATCGCGGCACCTTCAGGGTAAGGGGAGATATTATAGAAATATTTCCTGTTTATGAGGAAGACAGGGCTGTAAGAATAGAGTTGTTTGGTGATTACGTCGATTCTTTATCCCTTGTAGATCCCTTGCGGGGGGTCCTGCTGGAAAAGCTGGAAAAGGTGGTTGTCTATCCCGGAAGCCATTACGTTATTCCTCCCGAGACTTTGAAAAGGGCCCTTAAGGATATAAGGTTAGAGATGGAAGAAAGAATCAGATATTTCAAGTCACAGGAGATGCATCTCGAAGCGCAGAGAATTGAGCAGAGAACATCTTATGATCTGGAAATGATAGAAGAAATCGGTCATTGCCAGGGGATAGAAAATTATTCCAGACATTTGACAGGCAGAAAGGAAGGAGAACCGCCTCCCACACTGTTAGACTTCTTTCCCGACGATTTTCTCATTGTTATAGACGAATCCCATGTATCCATACCTCAACTTAGAGGGATGTACAAGGGAGACCGCTCCAGGAAAGAGACGCTTGTCAACTTCGGTTTCAGGCTCCCTTCAGCTCTTGATAACCGGCCTTTGTGCTTTGAAGAATTTGAAAAAATGCTTAAGCAGGCCATTTATGTTTCAGCAACGCCTGCAGACTATGAATTGAACGCCTCGGGAGGCGTTGTCGTTGAACAGTTGGTGAGACCGACAGGCCTGGTTGATCCCATCGTTCATTTGAGACCGGCCGGGAACCAGGTAGATGATCTTTTGAATGAAATAAGAAAGTGCGTCAAAGGCGGCAATAAAATATTGGTGACTACCTTAACAAAGCGTATGGCCGAAGACCTGACTGAATACTACGATGAAATGGGGGTCCGCGTAAGATACATGCATTCAGATGTGGAGACCCTTGAACGCATTGAACTGATAAGATCGCTAAGGGCCGGTGAATATGACGTCCTCGTTGGAATCAATCTCTTGAGAGAAGGGCTGGATATTCCGGAAGTCTCCCTTGTAGCTATTCTGGATGCCGATAAAGAAGGCTTCCTTCGTTCTGAAACTTCTCTTGTTCAGACCTGTGGCCGGGCGGCAAGAAATGTGAATGGCCAGGTAATTATGTATGCCGACAGAAAAACGGGATCTATGGAGAGAGCAATAAGTGAAATGGAAAGAAGGAGGAAGCTGCAGACCAGGTTTAATGAAGAACAGGGCATTACACCGACAACGGTTAAAAAGAATATAAAAAATATCATTGAAAGTATTTATGAATCTGATTATGTAACCGTTCCTAAAGCTGAAGAAGAAAAAGGGGAATACATACCCCTTGATGAAATTCCTGAAATTATAAAATCACTCAAAAAAGAGATGAAAGAAGCCGCCGCTGATCTGGCCTTTGAAAAGGCTGCTCAAATCAGGGACAGAATCAAAGCGCTGGAGTTTATGGAACTGGAAGAATTGTAATGACGTCTAATTATTAAACCTGGGAAGGCCCCTTGGGAATGAATTTATAGCGCAAGCTATTGGTTTCACGGTGCTTTCACCCATAGGTTAAGCGGGTATTTTGGGGGTAAATGGTTACGAAGCCGGGCTGCGTTTCTATCGTCCCTATAATAATAAAATACTTATTATTATTGAAAAAAAAGGTCGTTTAGGTATAATTTAGGTAATTAAAATAAAATAATATTTGCAGTAACTTATGATAAAAGTTACTATGTGCAAGCCTCGAAAATGGAAGACAATTGTCATATGGTTGGCTTTTTACGAAAATTCGCTAAAAAAATTGTATTTATTGTCTGCCTTTTAC of the Deltaproteobacteria bacterium genome contains:
- the uvrB gene encoding excinuclease ABC subunit UvrB; this translates as MSGFKLTTQFTPAGDQRTAIDELVSGVNRGDKHQVLLGVTGSGKTFTAANVIAQTGRSALVLAPNKTLAAQLYGEFKELFPENAVGYFVSYYDYYQPEAYLPSSDTFIEKDSSINEEIDKLRHEATYSLLERNDVIIVSSVSCIYGLGSPEAYHGMLLRVSEGDEISRDAILRKLVEIQYERKDSDFHRGTFRVRGDIIEIFPVYEEDRAVRIELFGDYVDSLSLVDPLRGVLLEKLEKVVVYPGSHYVIPPETLKRALKDIRLEMEERIRYFKSQEMHLEAQRIEQRTSYDLEMIEEIGHCQGIENYSRHLTGRKEGEPPPTLLDFFPDDFLIVIDESHVSIPQLRGMYKGDRSRKETLVNFGFRLPSALDNRPLCFEEFEKMLKQAIYVSATPADYELNASGGVVVEQLVRPTGLVDPIVHLRPAGNQVDDLLNEIRKCVKGGNKILVTTLTKRMAEDLTEYYDEMGVRVRYMHSDVETLERIELIRSLRAGEYDVLVGINLLREGLDIPEVSLVAILDADKEGFLRSETSLVQTCGRAARNVNGQVIMYADRKTGSMERAISEMERRRKLQTRFNEEQGITPTTVKKNIKNIIESIYESDYVTVPKAEEEKGEYIPLDEIPEIIKSLKKEMKEAAADLAFEKAAQIRDRIKALEFMELEEL